One Paraburkholderia sp. PREW-6R genomic region harbors:
- a CDS encoding IclR family transcriptional regulator: MKHDVEAGSFVKSADRTLDLFELLARWGREMSHSEIAQALDIPKSSLTKLLQSLSARGYIRYISETKGYCLGDAVVKLAQRTTQSRDLIASAAPVLADITQQTRESCALNQLKGDQVEVVATVSSQQRLLSHLRLGDLAPLYAVSGGKVILANLPEVMRSEYLRSVIFQQFTPNTLSSKEALILELDEIREKGVAFSMQEYTPGIVGVGVPVLSSTGFPIGSLNLAIPSVRYSAAVGSRAQAILQDAANRLRRQYSADQ, encoded by the coding sequence ATGAAGCACGACGTTGAAGCGGGCAGTTTCGTCAAGTCAGCGGACCGGACGCTCGATCTCTTTGAACTGCTTGCGCGCTGGGGTCGGGAAATGTCCCACTCCGAAATTGCCCAGGCACTCGACATCCCCAAGAGCAGCCTGACCAAGTTATTGCAGAGTCTGTCAGCGAGGGGCTACATCCGCTACATATCGGAAACGAAGGGATACTGCCTCGGCGACGCCGTCGTCAAACTCGCGCAGCGGACGACGCAGTCACGCGACCTCATTGCGAGCGCGGCGCCAGTTCTGGCGGACATTACGCAACAGACGCGCGAATCGTGTGCGCTCAATCAGCTCAAGGGCGATCAGGTCGAAGTGGTAGCCACGGTCAGCAGTCAGCAGAGATTGCTGTCGCATTTGCGTTTGGGCGATCTTGCGCCGCTATATGCCGTGTCCGGCGGGAAAGTCATCCTCGCCAATCTGCCCGAGGTGATGAGGAGCGAATACCTTCGCTCGGTCATCTTTCAACAATTCACGCCCAACACCCTTTCGTCAAAAGAAGCGCTGATACTCGAACTGGATGAAATACGCGAGAAAGGCGTCGCATTTTCGATGCAGGAATACACGCCGGGCATTGTGGGGGTCGGCGTGCCGGTTCTATCGTCAACCGGTTTTCCAATCGGCTCGCTCAATCTGGCGATTCCGTCGGTCCGCTATTCTGCGGCA
- a CDS encoding coniferyl-alcohol dehydrogenase encodes MLEGKTIAVTGVASGIGAETAVTLKAMGASVVGVDRVVPTHDACSAFHHADLSDPQAIDQLVDVLPSGLNGLCNIAGVPPTAPPDLVLKVNVLALKRLTTQLIDKLADGASIVNLASLAGFDWARSVDEINAFNAVDFDTVDAFCERFEIEGARSYFFSKEYLIAWTFMNRWTWRDRNIRMNCVSPGPVQTPILKDFIATLGERVEEDMKIMDRPATPADIAPVVAFLQTDGARWLRGANLTADGGMSSHIALARQGL; translated from the coding sequence ATGCTTGAGGGGAAGACCATCGCCGTGACCGGTGTTGCATCCGGAATTGGCGCGGAAACGGCCGTCACATTGAAGGCGATGGGCGCGAGTGTAGTGGGTGTAGATCGCGTGGTGCCCACGCACGATGCATGCAGCGCTTTTCATCATGCCGATCTGTCCGATCCGCAAGCCATCGATCAACTGGTCGACGTGCTGCCTTCCGGTTTGAACGGTCTGTGCAATATCGCGGGCGTGCCACCTACGGCGCCGCCGGATCTTGTGTTGAAAGTCAACGTGCTGGCCCTTAAACGTCTTACCACGCAATTGATCGACAAACTGGCCGACGGTGCGTCCATCGTGAACCTGGCATCGCTCGCGGGATTCGACTGGGCCAGGTCGGTCGACGAAATCAATGCGTTCAACGCGGTCGATTTCGATACTGTCGATGCGTTTTGCGAACGGTTTGAGATTGAAGGTGCGCGTAGCTATTTCTTCTCGAAAGAGTACCTGATTGCGTGGACCTTCATGAACCGTTGGACATGGCGCGACAGAAATATACGCATGAATTGCGTGAGTCCGGGCCCGGTCCAAACGCCGATCCTCAAAGATTTCATCGCCACGCTTGGCGAGCGGGTCGAAGAGGACATGAAGATCATGGACCGCCCGGCAACGCCGGCGGACATCGCACCTGTGGTGGCATTCCTGCAAACGGATGGCGCGCGCTGGCTGCGCGGTGCGAATCTGACGGCGGATGGCGGCATGTCTTCGCATATCGCACTGGCCCGGCAAGGGCTTTGA
- a CDS encoding sugar phosphate isomerase/epimerase family protein, with the protein MTMLAHARTVDDAKTEYSINGPLLMPFSNVRHLPYPGKLRATQLAGFAELSLHPHEVRDIMAGGTSARDMLSMAADHGVRITRLDPLSNWNPRWLPTNMDAEYIRDFNIPAVEFFDLCEQLGCGYASLNATFAAGLVPFEEIVEYYMATCKLAHEHGVICDIENLPMWGVATLQQAWDIVCAADMPNGGIVFDTLHFIRSHSDLATLASIPGSAIHCVQVNDGPLELPAGVTLEENCFDRLWPGEGEFPLIDMLRTLARTGGLNQVNPEVFSPHNRTKSAEAIAKLSSDSMRSVLTEAGIAFA; encoded by the coding sequence ATGACAATGCTCGCACACGCCCGCACGGTCGACGATGCGAAAACAGAGTACTCGATCAACGGACCGCTTCTGATGCCGTTTTCGAATGTCAGGCATTTGCCGTATCCGGGCAAACTGCGCGCGACTCAACTCGCTGGCTTCGCGGAATTATCGCTGCATCCGCATGAGGTACGGGACATCATGGCGGGCGGCACATCAGCACGCGACATGCTGAGCATGGCGGCCGACCACGGCGTTCGCATCACCCGGCTCGATCCGCTCAGTAACTGGAACCCGCGCTGGCTTCCGACGAACATGGATGCCGAGTACATTCGCGACTTCAATATCCCCGCAGTCGAATTTTTCGACTTGTGTGAGCAACTCGGCTGCGGCTATGCAAGCCTGAATGCGACTTTTGCTGCGGGACTTGTACCATTCGAAGAAATCGTCGAATACTACATGGCTACCTGCAAACTGGCGCACGAGCACGGCGTAATCTGCGACATCGAGAACCTGCCAATGTGGGGTGTTGCAACACTCCAGCAGGCATGGGACATCGTGTGTGCTGCCGACATGCCCAACGGTGGCATTGTGTTCGACACGCTGCATTTTATTCGCAGCCATTCAGATCTCGCGACGTTGGCTTCGATTCCAGGCAGTGCGATCCACTGTGTTCAGGTGAACGACGGACCACTGGAGCTTCCGGCCGGCGTCACGCTGGAAGAGAACTGCTTCGACCGCCTGTGGCCGGGAGAAGGCGAATTTCCGCTAATCGACATGCTTCGCACGCTCGCGCGTACGGGTGGGCTCAACCAGGTCAATCCGGAAGTGTTCTCACCACACAATCGCACGAAGAGCGCGGAAGCGATTGCGAAGCTGTCGTCGGATTCGATGCGCAGCGTGTTGACTGAAGCGGGCATTGCTTTCGCGTAA
- a CDS encoding intradiol ring-cleavage dioxygenase, producing MDSHEKGYFTEANSIEVVTGRNEKATNERVKFAMEVITRKLHEAVKEIEPTQQEWLNAILFLTQTGHLCDEWRQEFILLSDVLGVSMLVDAINHRKPSGATESTVLGPFHVASAPVLEMGANICLDQKGEPMLVRGRVLDMEGKPIANATLDVWQANDEGFYDVQQRGIQPDFNLRGVFRTQDDGQYWFRAVKPRFYPIPDDGTVGELLGLLGRHPYRPAHLHFIVKADGFAALTTHIFDPDDEYIHSDAVFGVKQSLMVHFERVSDPERIEASQFGGPFWELHYDFVLTNA from the coding sequence ATGGACTCGCACGAAAAGGGTTATTTCACTGAGGCCAACTCGATCGAAGTCGTGACCGGGCGAAACGAGAAGGCCACGAACGAGCGCGTGAAGTTTGCGATGGAAGTCATCACCCGCAAACTGCACGAAGCCGTCAAGGAGATAGAGCCCACGCAACAGGAATGGTTGAACGCCATTCTGTTCCTGACGCAGACAGGTCATCTTTGTGATGAGTGGCGACAGGAGTTCATACTGCTGTCGGACGTGCTGGGCGTGTCCATGCTCGTCGATGCGATCAATCACCGCAAGCCGTCGGGCGCAACGGAGAGTACCGTGCTGGGCCCGTTTCACGTTGCGAGCGCTCCGGTGCTGGAGATGGGTGCGAATATTTGCCTCGATCAGAAGGGTGAGCCGATGCTCGTGCGCGGCCGCGTTCTGGATATGGAAGGCAAACCGATCGCGAATGCGACGCTCGACGTCTGGCAGGCGAATGACGAAGGCTTTTACGACGTTCAGCAACGCGGCATTCAGCCCGATTTCAACCTGCGTGGCGTGTTTCGCACACAAGATGATGGGCAGTACTGGTTCAGGGCGGTCAAACCCAGGTTTTATCCCATTCCAGACGACGGCACGGTCGGCGAACTGCTCGGACTGCTCGGGCGGCATCCCTATCGCCCGGCGCATCTGCATTTCATCGTGAAAGCGGACGGGTTCGCCGCGCTGACCACGCATATTTTCGATCCGGACGACGAATACATCCATTCGGACGCCGTATTCGGCGTCAAGCAGAGTCTGATGGTGCATTTCGAGCGAGTCAGCGATCCCGAGCGGATAGAGGCGAGCCAATTCGGTGGGCCATTCTGGGAACTCCACTATGACTTTGTGTTGACGAACGCGTAA
- a CDS encoding nuclear transport factor 2 family protein, which translates to MSESGEVYERLAIRDLLEDWVVLRDAGDWTGFRKVWHDDGRMMATWTQGTADEFIAMSVAGWEKGVSILHFLGGTSITLAGNRAIAQTKMTISQRGTLEGVLCDVVCTGRFYDFLEKRNGRWGLVLRQPIYEKDRADPVDPSASLKLDQTLLDRFPAGYRHLAYLQSQIGYTVKLNMPGLKGPEVEALYESGRRYLHNDAPAVAPTF; encoded by the coding sequence ATGTCAGAAAGTGGCGAAGTGTATGAGCGGCTCGCAATACGGGACTTGCTCGAAGACTGGGTAGTACTGAGAGACGCGGGCGACTGGACCGGTTTTCGCAAGGTATGGCACGACGACGGCCGCATGATGGCAACGTGGACTCAAGGTACGGCCGACGAATTCATTGCGATGAGCGTCGCGGGCTGGGAAAAGGGCGTCAGCATCCTGCATTTTCTTGGCGGCACGTCGATCACTCTTGCGGGCAATCGTGCCATCGCGCAAACGAAGATGACCATCTCGCAGCGCGGCACGCTGGAAGGTGTGCTATGCGATGTCGTGTGCACGGGGCGTTTCTATGATTTTCTCGAGAAACGTAATGGACGGTGGGGCCTCGTGCTCCGTCAGCCTATCTATGAAAAAGATCGGGCCGATCCCGTCGATCCTTCTGCGTCGCTAAAGCTCGATCAGACGCTGCTTGATCGTTTCCCGGCGGGTTATCGCCATCTGGCTTATCTGCAATCGCAAATTGGCTACACGGTGAAGCTGAACATGCCGGGCCTGAAGGGACCGGAAGTCGAGGCGCTTTACGAAAGCGGTCGCCGATATCTGCACAACGACGCGCCGGCAGTAGCGCCGACATTCTGA
- a CDS encoding aldehyde dehydrogenase, with translation MASINLFINGADAAAASGKTFTRSNPVSGDVVSTAAAAGPADAVRAIEAAQAAFPAWSATPPAARRALMLRAAERLLESSDSIVAMMVKETGAATSWASFNVKLGCDLLREAGAMTTQLTGDVIPTEKAGCLSIASREPWGVCLGIAPWNAPIVLFVRAFAMAVACGNTVVLKSSELCPGTHYLITKAVTEGTFPPGVVNLVSHAAEDAPEVVQCLLAHPAVRHINLTGSSHVGSIIARQAGELLKPVLLELGGKSPIVVLEDANIDDAVDAAIFGSFMHQGQICMATGRVIVVDEIADVFVERFARRAASLEAGDPDAGAALGAMISEASVKRVNALIDDAIAKGAERKSGGVARGAIMNATVLDRVTPDMDIYRAEAFGPVAPVIRVRDDEEAIRVANDTEYGLSAAVFSQNINRALTVSRRIESGICHINGPTIQDEAQIPFGGVKASGHGRFGGRGGVEAFTYSRWITVETQRPHYPF, from the coding sequence GTGGCATCCATTAATCTGTTCATCAACGGCGCAGACGCGGCGGCGGCCAGCGGCAAGACTTTCACGCGTTCGAATCCGGTGAGTGGCGATGTGGTGAGCACCGCCGCCGCGGCCGGCCCTGCCGACGCTGTGCGTGCAATCGAGGCTGCACAGGCCGCGTTTCCGGCGTGGTCCGCTACGCCGCCGGCCGCTCGCAGGGCGCTGATGTTGCGCGCGGCGGAGCGTTTGCTCGAATCGAGCGACAGCATCGTCGCGATGATGGTCAAGGAAACGGGTGCGGCCACGAGCTGGGCGAGCTTTAACGTCAAGCTGGGCTGCGATCTGTTACGCGAAGCGGGCGCGATGACTACGCAGCTGACCGGCGATGTCATTCCAACTGAAAAGGCCGGTTGTCTGTCGATTGCCTCACGTGAGCCTTGGGGCGTGTGTCTCGGCATCGCACCGTGGAACGCGCCAATCGTGCTGTTCGTTCGCGCGTTCGCGATGGCCGTCGCGTGCGGCAACACCGTCGTGCTGAAATCGTCCGAGCTGTGTCCCGGCACGCACTACCTTATTACGAAAGCCGTCACAGAGGGCACGTTTCCGCCCGGCGTCGTCAATCTTGTGAGCCATGCGGCCGAAGACGCCCCCGAAGTCGTGCAATGTCTGCTCGCGCATCCGGCGGTGCGGCATATCAACCTCACGGGATCGAGCCACGTCGGAAGCATCATCGCGCGCCAGGCGGGCGAGTTGCTCAAGCCGGTGTTGCTCGAACTCGGCGGGAAATCGCCGATCGTCGTACTGGAAGACGCGAACATCGACGACGCCGTCGACGCAGCGATCTTCGGCTCCTTCATGCATCAGGGGCAGATCTGTATGGCGACAGGCCGCGTGATCGTCGTCGACGAGATCGCAGACGTGTTCGTCGAGCGCTTCGCCCGCAGAGCGGCGAGCCTCGAAGCCGGCGATCCGGACGCTGGCGCGGCGCTGGGCGCAATGATCAGCGAGGCATCGGTCAAGCGTGTGAACGCGCTGATCGACGACGCGATCGCGAAGGGCGCCGAACGCAAAAGCGGCGGCGTGGCGCGCGGCGCGATCATGAACGCCACGGTGCTGGATCGCGTAACGCCCGACATGGACATCTATCGCGCCGAAGCTTTCGGGCCCGTCGCACCTGTGATCCGCGTGCGTGATGACGAGGAGGCGATTCGCGTCGCCAACGATACGGAATACGGTCTCTCCGCTGCCGTATTCAGTCAGAACATCAATCGGGCGCTGACCGTTAGCCGCCGGATCGAAAGTGGAATCTGTCATATCAACGGGCCGACGATCCAGGACGAAGCGCAAATTCCGTTCGGCGGTGTAAAAGCGAGCGGTCACGGCCGCTTTGGCGGTCGTGGCGGAGTAGAAGCGTTCACCTACTCACGCTGGATTACCGTTGAAACGCAAAGACCTCACTATCCGTTCTGA
- a CDS encoding sugar ABC transporter substrate-binding protein produces the protein MSKISFKGKHGVRSLARMALGSATSVLMAVSSVAVYATPAKVPGIYFGIGTESSEYWAATVVGAKAVAASVNARLQVMTSEFQGQKFLQDYGAIFAAGCKDCVAILDPVSSAFTKAIVDRATAADAKVITIWNRPDNIHPYDMDSDNWVAHIAFDGVESGYRNGLALCKAIGGKGGVVAIEGVADNPSTKQRFAGLTKALAECPGMKLLDRQYADWDQTKAQVLTRGWLARYNGNLKAVFSENDSMAIGAVAALKERGLAGKVAVSGSDGSVAALNLIKSGDMVSTMWIDGVMQGAFATALGYGAASGDIDLHKLSHAQRDVYLKQTLVTKDNVDEILNHKVDPADYTYEKVKARMWQGVASQIPASAFK, from the coding sequence ATGAGCAAGATTTCATTCAAAGGTAAGCACGGCGTTCGTTCACTGGCGCGCATGGCGTTGGGCTCAGCAACCAGTGTGTTGATGGCGGTGTCGAGTGTGGCAGTTTACGCGACACCCGCAAAAGTACCGGGCATCTATTTCGGCATCGGAACAGAGTCGAGCGAGTACTGGGCCGCGACCGTGGTCGGCGCGAAGGCGGTAGCGGCTTCCGTGAATGCGCGACTGCAGGTCATGACGAGTGAATTTCAGGGGCAAAAATTTCTGCAGGACTACGGCGCGATCTTCGCGGCGGGCTGCAAGGATTGCGTGGCGATTCTCGACCCTGTGTCGAGTGCATTCACGAAAGCGATCGTGGATCGCGCAACGGCGGCGGACGCCAAGGTCATCACGATCTGGAATCGGCCCGACAACATCCATCCGTATGACATGGACTCTGATAACTGGGTCGCCCACATTGCGTTTGACGGTGTCGAGTCGGGTTACAGAAACGGCTTGGCGCTCTGCAAGGCAATCGGTGGAAAAGGCGGCGTAGTGGCGATCGAAGGCGTAGCGGACAATCCGTCCACCAAACAACGCTTCGCGGGTCTGACAAAGGCGTTGGCGGAATGTCCCGGCATGAAGCTGCTGGACAGACAGTACGCCGATTGGGACCAGACAAAGGCGCAAGTGCTGACGCGTGGCTGGCTTGCGCGCTACAACGGCAACCTGAAGGCGGTTTTCTCCGAGAACGATTCAATGGCGATCGGCGCCGTCGCGGCGCTCAAGGAACGCGGCCTTGCCGGCAAGGTTGCCGTATCGGGCAGCGACGGCTCGGTTGCCGCACTGAATCTCATCAAATCGGGCGACATGGTGTCCACCATGTGGATCGATGGCGTGATGCAGGGTGCGTTCGCTACTGCTCTAGGTTACGGCGCGGCGTCCGGCGACATCGACCTGCACAAACTTTCGCATGCGCAACGCGATGTGTACCTCAAGCAAACACTGGTCACGAAAGACAACGTGGACGAGATCCTGAACCACAAGGTCGATCCGGCTGATTACACCTATGAAAAGGTCAAGGCGAGAATGTGGCAGGGCGTGGCAAGCCAGATTCCCGCTTCTGCATTCAAGTGA
- a CDS encoding ABC transporter permease, with protein MNLFRSHIRDRGPLLVLLVLVSLFSFAGDGFASLDNLLSIVETSAIPAIAAVGLTFVMLQGSIDLSVEGIASLACILAGLYVGNTITAHHDLGVALVISLGAGLLFGVFNGLMYTRLRIPSLIVTLGTWFVAGGLATYLFPSRQPQITDTNFLSLALSKHFGLSGIVYVAVLVIAIAWIVQTRTRIGRLSYGIGGDERLIRLAGLNVDRIKLVVFAMSGFLSALCGVLLAAQLGVGNSRAGDGLLFPAISAAVIGGTLLSGGRGGVLQSLTGVLILSVLRNGLLQVGLDPLLIQVVEGATIVLAVVVGSWHLRAKLRVAK; from the coding sequence ATGAACCTGTTCCGCTCCCACATTCGCGACCGGGGCCCCTTGCTCGTGCTGCTGGTGCTCGTATCGCTCTTTTCATTCGCAGGTGACGGCTTCGCGAGCCTCGACAATCTGCTCTCTATTGTCGAAACGAGCGCCATTCCTGCCATTGCCGCAGTCGGGCTGACGTTTGTCATGCTGCAAGGGTCCATTGATCTATCTGTAGAGGGTATTGCCTCACTGGCCTGCATTCTGGCGGGTTTGTATGTCGGCAATACGATCACGGCGCATCACGACCTCGGCGTCGCGCTCGTCATATCGCTCGGAGCGGGGTTGCTGTTTGGCGTATTCAACGGGTTGATGTATACGCGCTTGCGGATCCCATCGCTAATCGTGACGCTGGGAACGTGGTTCGTGGCAGGCGGACTCGCCACGTATCTGTTTCCGTCGCGGCAGCCGCAAATCACCGACACCAATTTCCTCTCGCTTGCGTTGAGCAAACACTTCGGACTGAGCGGCATTGTGTACGTGGCGGTTCTGGTCATCGCGATCGCATGGATCGTGCAAACGCGCACAAGGATCGGGCGGCTCAGTTATGGGATTGGCGGAGACGAAAGACTGATCCGGCTCGCGGGGTTGAATGTCGACCGGATCAAGCTCGTCGTCTTTGCAATGTCGGGCTTTCTGTCTGCGCTTTGCGGAGTACTGCTTGCGGCGCAACTTGGCGTGGGCAATTCGAGGGCCGGGGATGGTCTGCTGTTTCCTGCCATCAGCGCGGCCGTGATCGGCGGAACCTTGCTGAGCGGCGGACGAGGCGGCGTTCTCCAATCCCTGACGGGCGTGCTTATTCTGTCCGTGCTGCGCAACGGGCTCCTTCAGGTGGGCCTCGACCCCCTGCTTATTCAGGTCGTGGAAGGCGCCACGATAGTGCTGGCCGTCGTGGTGGGATCGTGGCATCTGCGTGCAAAACTGAGGGTTGCGAAATGA
- a CDS encoding sugar ABC transporter ATP-binding protein, with protein sequence MTQAIYEMQGLTKRFGRVTALDHVDLRLNANEVVGLIGQNGSGKSSLMKTMVGVQQPDDGVMRLRGEEVRWRSTADAARRGIGLVHQEQSLIPNLTVAENIFLDKSCDFFRHGWYRWERLLAAARVQLDKVELDIRPDTLVEKLGFAQRQMVELAKVLSLEEMVEDDLVIMFDEPTSMLSDPEIEDLFRQIRRIRHRSSVVFISHRMDEVLELSDRVYVLSDGRQVAERVRGGVDAKELYELMVGKQRTTAKRTGSARPASVRRPVLQLDDVQIAASVGPVSVSVGAGEIVGLIGVQGSGAETLCRSLFGLEEVSAGAVSFEEKKVAIRSPTDAIRRGIGYLPAERKKEGMLTGMSIADNMTLTFGFDYAHAGLFADHAKERDQAQNWAARLRVKASSLDEDIERLSGGNQQKAVLGKWLMSRNLKLLVMDHPTRGLDPGARGDLFETMRELAADGLSILFVADTLDEVILVSDTIIVMRDGKVSAKFEDVASAAPAEEIIVRAMV encoded by the coding sequence ATGACACAGGCAATCTATGAAATGCAGGGCCTGACGAAGCGGTTCGGGCGGGTCACGGCGCTCGACCATGTCGATCTGCGCCTGAACGCAAATGAGGTTGTCGGCTTGATCGGCCAGAACGGCTCGGGCAAGTCCTCGCTGATGAAGACGATGGTCGGTGTGCAACAGCCTGACGACGGCGTGATGAGGCTGCGCGGCGAGGAAGTGCGTTGGCGCTCCACCGCCGACGCCGCGCGCCGCGGTATCGGACTCGTCCATCAGGAGCAATCGCTGATTCCGAATCTGACTGTCGCGGAGAACATCTTCCTCGACAAGTCCTGCGATTTTTTCCGCCACGGCTGGTATCGCTGGGAGCGATTGCTCGCTGCGGCCCGGGTTCAACTCGACAAGGTGGAACTCGATATCCGGCCCGACACGCTGGTCGAGAAACTGGGTTTCGCACAGCGCCAGATGGTGGAGCTTGCCAAGGTGCTATCGCTGGAGGAAATGGTCGAGGACGATCTCGTCATCATGTTCGACGAACCGACGTCCATGCTGAGCGACCCGGAAATCGAAGATCTGTTCCGACAGATACGTCGGATACGCCACCGCTCGTCCGTCGTGTTCATTTCGCATCGGATGGACGAAGTGCTGGAACTGTCAGACCGCGTCTACGTATTGAGCGATGGCAGACAGGTCGCCGAGCGCGTGCGCGGTGGTGTCGATGCGAAGGAGCTCTATGAACTGATGGTCGGCAAACAGCGTACCACCGCGAAGCGAACCGGCAGCGCCCGCCCGGCGAGCGTTCGTCGGCCAGTGCTGCAACTGGACGACGTGCAAATCGCCGCAAGTGTAGGTCCGGTTTCCGTGTCCGTCGGCGCGGGAGAAATCGTCGGCTTGATCGGCGTGCAAGGCTCGGGCGCGGAAACGCTGTGCCGCTCCCTGTTCGGGCTTGAAGAGGTGAGCGCAGGCGCGGTGTCGTTCGAAGAGAAAAAAGTCGCCATTCGCTCGCCTACGGATGCAATCCGCCGCGGTATTGGGTATCTGCCTGCGGAACGCAAGAAAGAGGGCATGCTCACGGGCATGAGCATCGCGGACAACATGACGCTGACGTTCGGTTTCGACTACGCACACGCTGGCCTCTTCGCGGACCACGCAAAGGAGCGGGATCAGGCGCAGAACTGGGCGGCGCGACTAAGGGTGAAAGCGTCGTCTCTTGACGAAGACATCGAGCGGCTGAGCGGCGGCAATCAGCAGAAAGCAGTGCTCGGCAAGTGGCTGATGAGCCGCAATCTGAAGCTGCTTGTGATGGATCATCCCACGCGAGGACTCGACCCCGGCGCACGCGGCGATCTGTTCGAGACCATGCGTGAGCTGGCGGCAGACGGTCTGTCGATCCTGTTCGTAGCGGACACGCTGGACGAGGTGATTCTCGTCAGCGACACGATCATCGTGATGCGCGACGGCAAGGTCAGCGCGAAGTTCGAAGACGTCGCATCGGCGGCGCCGGCCGAAGAAATTATCGTAAGAGCCATGGTATGA
- a CDS encoding ABC transporter permease produces MKITQYSPGNGESGASVKPDSGNETRNERPGALRTAGPLIVLFCLVVVVGVVSPSALSPRALASFSVDAAPLLLLVIGSTIPILIGGIDLSVAAMATIAGVSVSLFAPTLGSWAVVVTLLLAVATGGLQGYIHAKCQVPSFAVSLGTLGVLSGLAMFLTGASSVPIGAGLRVFDAITSHTLGIPNCVFVVLVVWLGLVAAMRYLKLGRHVYAVGIQERAAVMSGVDASRTRVVVFALSALCAAMAGVLYVSQTLFSSPTLAQTMVLPAIVGVVLGGTAISGGVGSIGMSIVGGLTAAFLRIASVVIGLPPTTQDIVYGLVVLTAVAVTLDREKLGSVK; encoded by the coding sequence ATGAAGATCACTCAATACTCCCCGGGCAACGGCGAAAGTGGTGCGAGCGTCAAACCCGACTCAGGCAACGAAACACGGAATGAGCGTCCGGGCGCGCTGCGCACTGCGGGACCGTTGATCGTGCTGTTCTGTCTGGTCGTGGTGGTGGGTGTGGTGTCGCCTTCCGCATTGTCGCCGCGCGCGCTCGCTTCTTTCTCCGTGGATGCGGCACCGTTGCTGCTGCTGGTCATCGGTAGCACGATCCCTATCCTGATCGGAGGAATCGATCTTTCGGTTGCAGCCATGGCGACCATTGCCGGCGTGAGTGTGAGCCTTTTCGCGCCCACGCTGGGTTCGTGGGCGGTTGTCGTCACGCTTCTTCTCGCGGTGGCAACAGGTGGATTGCAGGGGTATATCCACGCGAAGTGCCAGGTGCCTTCGTTTGCGGTCAGCCTCGGCACGCTCGGCGTGCTGTCCGGGCTTGCGATGTTCCTGACGGGGGCGTCTTCGGTTCCCATCGGCGCCGGGCTGCGCGTGTTCGATGCCATCACGTCGCATACGCTGGGCATTCCGAACTGTGTGTTCGTGGTGCTGGTTGTCTGGCTCGGACTGGTCGCGGCCATGCGCTATCTGAAACTCGGTCGCCATGTGTACGCAGTCGGCATTCAGGAACGCGCGGCGGTCATGTCCGGTGTAGACGCCTCCAGAACGCGCGTGGTGGTCTTCGCTCTGTCCGCCCTATGTGCGGCCATGGCCGGAGTGCTGTACGTCTCTCAAACGCTCTTTTCGTCGCCGACGCTGGCTCAGACCATGGTTCTTCCTGCGATCGTCGGCGTCGTGCTCGGCGGAACGGCGATTTCAGGGGGTGTCGGGAGTATTGGCATGAGCATCGTGGGCGGACTGACTGCGGCGTTTTTGCGTATTGCGTCGGTCGTGATCGGTCTGCCGCCCACCACGCAGGATATCGTGTACGGTCTGGTGGTTTTGACCGCTGTCGCGGTGACGCTGGATCGTGAAAAGCTCGGGAGTGTCAAATGA